A window from Alkalicoccobacillus plakortidis encodes these proteins:
- a CDS encoding GntP family permease: MLTGTGLIIGFIAALVVLFVLIIKLKWDAFISLLVVAIGIGLMSNISVRDLPGVIADGFGGTLAGVGILIGLGIIFGQFLAASGAIEKIASSMINAFGVKRSPIALSATATTVAIPVFFDAAFIILNKLVQSLSIKTKISLATFVAILAIGLIVSHSLIIPTPGPLIVADQTNSDIGIFFIYGLLVAIPATLVGGVLYGRFIGKRIPTGNRLDDVTENLELVDTHSSQKNIPTWLAFAMLALPIVLILSNTVMNLVFVNNPEHIIPTFFALIGDKNAALLISVIVAMFALKPYLIEDTNSVMNQAFNSSGMVLLITGAGGAFGKVVQETGIGDLLINMMQGVNMPVLLLAFLFAQLLRAALGSATVALITTSTILGPMAAELGASPVLLGLAICAGGIGLSLPNDSGFWVVSKFGRLTMMETLRVWSLGGLIAGITALGFIYFLTLFQNVLPGL; this comes from the coding sequence TTGCTAACAGGAACAGGGTTAATCATTGGTTTTATAGCCGCTTTAGTTGTGTTATTTGTCTTAATTATTAAATTGAAATGGGACGCTTTTATCTCACTCTTAGTGGTTGCAATTGGCATTGGCCTTATGTCTAACATTAGTGTACGAGACCTTCCCGGAGTTATTGCAGATGGGTTTGGAGGCACTTTGGCGGGTGTCGGGATATTAATTGGACTTGGAATCATATTTGGTCAATTTCTTGCTGCATCAGGTGCAATTGAAAAAATTGCATCATCTATGATAAACGCATTTGGTGTTAAACGCTCACCAATCGCACTTTCTGCTACGGCAACAACTGTAGCTATTCCCGTATTTTTTGATGCTGCTTTTATCATTTTAAATAAACTGGTTCAAAGCCTATCAATAAAAACAAAAATATCATTGGCCACGTTTGTTGCGATTCTAGCCATTGGTTTAATTGTATCGCACAGCTTGATCATTCCAACTCCTGGTCCACTTATTGTTGCAGATCAAACTAATTCTGATATAGGCATATTTTTTATCTATGGATTATTAGTAGCCATTCCCGCAACTTTAGTAGGTGGAGTTTTATATGGACGTTTTATAGGAAAGCGCATACCTACAGGTAATCGATTAGATGATGTAACAGAAAATTTGGAACTAGTAGACACTCATTCGAGTCAAAAAAACATACCAACTTGGTTAGCATTCGCTATGCTTGCTCTACCAATAGTACTAATACTTTCAAATACCGTTATGAATTTAGTATTTGTAAATAATCCCGAACACATTATCCCTACTTTTTTCGCCTTAATTGGGGACAAAAATGCCGCTCTATTAATTAGTGTAATAGTAGCAATGTTTGCATTAAAGCCATATTTAATTGAAGATACAAATTCCGTTATGAACCAGGCTTTTAATTCATCAGGTATGGTTCTCCTCATTACAGGTGCAGGTGGCGCATTTGGGAAAGTGGTTCAAGAAACCGGCATTGGTGATTTGCTCATTAATATGATGCAAGGAGTGAACATGCCAGTTCTTTTACTTGCCTTCTTATTTGCTCAGCTTCTTCGCGCAGCGTTAGGAAGTGCAACTGTGGCCCTCATTACAACATCAACGATTTTAGGTCCAATGGCAGCAGAGCTAGGTGCATCTCCAGTCTTATTAGGACTTGCTATTTGCGCAGGTGGAATTGGATTATCTCTACCTAACGATTCAGGCTTCTGGGTAGTAAGTAAATTTGGAAGACTAACCATGATGGAAACGTTACGTGTATGGAGCTTAGGTGGATTAATCGCTGGTATTACGGCACTTGGGTTTATTTACTTCCTAACATTGTTCCAAAACGTTTTACCAGGATTGTAG
- the garR gene encoding 2-hydroxy-3-oxopropionate reductase, translated as MNKRVGFIGLGIMGTPMARNLIQKGFTVTVFDLNTATVEQLASEGATPATSGKEVAQQSDYIITMLPKGEHVRMAVFGENGVMEGASKGLVIVDMSSVSPVDSKEMAILAETKGVHFLDAPVSGGEPKAIDGTLAIMVGGPEAQFEEVKPVLAAMGTDIVLVGDSGCGTTAKLANQIIVNLNIAAVSEALTLASKAGIDIDKMYQAIRGGLAGSTVMDAKIPMILDRNFKAGGRVDINLKDLTNVMNTAHELSVPLPLSSQLLEIFHSLKADGKEALDHASIVQHYEKMANVTVERKEQN; from the coding sequence ATGAATAAACGAGTTGGATTTATCGGACTAGGAATTATGGGAACACCTATGGCAAGAAACTTAATACAAAAAGGTTTTACTGTCACAGTTTTTGATCTAAATACAGCAACAGTTGAGCAATTAGCATCTGAGGGAGCCACTCCTGCCACTTCAGGAAAAGAAGTAGCCCAGCAAAGTGACTACATCATTACCATGCTTCCTAAAGGAGAGCATGTTCGCATGGCTGTTTTTGGTGAAAACGGAGTAATGGAAGGTGCTTCTAAAGGGTTAGTCATTGTCGATATGAGTTCAGTATCCCCTGTTGATTCAAAAGAAATGGCGATACTAGCCGAAACAAAAGGCGTACATTTCCTTGATGCACCAGTAAGTGGAGGCGAGCCAAAAGCAATTGACGGTACACTTGCCATTATGGTCGGAGGACCAGAAGCACAGTTTGAAGAAGTGAAACCTGTTCTTGCTGCGATGGGTACTGATATTGTGCTTGTTGGTGATAGTGGTTGTGGTACAACTGCAAAGCTTGCCAACCAAATCATTGTGAACCTAAATATTGCAGCTGTTTCTGAAGCTCTAACTCTAGCTTCAAAGGCTGGTATTGATATCGATAAAATGTACCAAGCGATTCGTGGAGGTCTAGCTGGAAGTACAGTTATGGATGCTAAGATCCCAATGATTCTTGATCGTAACTTTAAAGCAGGTGGACGAGTTGATATTAACCTTAAAGACCTGACAAATGTAATGAACACGGCACACGAGCTTTCTGTGCCACTCCCTTTATCTAGCCAGTTGCTTGAGATTTTCCATTCATTAAAAGCAGATGGAAAGGAAGCATTAGATCACGCAAGCATCGTGCAGCATTACGAGAAAATGGCTAATGTAACCGTTGAAAGAAAGGAGCAAAACTAA
- a CDS encoding four-carbon acid sugar kinase family protein, translating to MKTEKTSELLARIPSINREAVQSKLKDELSSSAYKIVVLDDDPTGIQTVHGVSVYTDWSKNSIQAGFREQNRIFFLLTNSRGFTTAETIKAHTEIAERVQTISDQEGVPYVLISRGDSTLRGHYPLETVTLKNTIEAASSATFDGEVIMPFFKEGGRLTIDNVHYVQYGEDLVPAGETEFAKDRTFGFKASHLGEWVEEKTKGEFKKEDCIYITLETLRAADVETIKNQLMSATEFQKIIVNAVDYVDAEVFVTAFLQAIKEGKHFLCRSASALTKVIGGVSDKALLKREELITEDTGHGGLIVVGSHVQKTTEQLNALIESNLVEAIEFDVHLVLDEEKFAHEIERVRTTIEELITSGKSVVYYTRRERLDLGENRQEEELMLSVKISDAVTSIVSDLTVRPNYIIAKGGITSSSVGTTGLSVKRADVAGQIKPGIPVWKTGAESKFPGCAYIVFPGNVGQAETLKEAVEVLEGK from the coding sequence ATGAAGACCGAAAAAACCTCAGAGCTACTAGCCCGCATCCCTTCTATTAATAGAGAGGCTGTTCAATCAAAGCTAAAAGACGAGTTATCAAGCTCTGCCTATAAAATTGTGGTACTGGATGATGATCCAACAGGAATTCAAACCGTTCATGGTGTTTCTGTTTATACGGATTGGTCAAAAAATTCGATCCAAGCAGGCTTTCGTGAACAAAACCGTATCTTCTTTTTACTAACCAATTCACGTGGATTCACAACAGCAGAAACCATTAAGGCCCATACTGAAATTGCAGAACGTGTTCAAACGATCTCAGATCAAGAAGGTGTACCTTACGTGCTTATTAGCCGAGGAGATTCTACCCTACGTGGACACTATCCTTTAGAGACTGTTACGTTAAAAAATACAATCGAGGCTGCTTCTTCTGCAACATTTGATGGAGAAGTAATCATGCCATTTTTTAAAGAAGGTGGCCGTCTAACGATTGATAATGTTCATTATGTACAGTACGGAGAGGACCTTGTGCCTGCTGGCGAAACGGAATTCGCTAAAGACCGCACGTTTGGATTCAAAGCTTCGCACCTGGGTGAATGGGTAGAAGAAAAAACCAAAGGCGAGTTTAAAAAGGAAGACTGCATTTACATCACTCTTGAAACGCTAAGAGCCGCTGATGTTGAAACGATTAAGAATCAACTGATGTCTGCTACAGAATTTCAAAAGATCATTGTGAATGCTGTTGACTACGTCGATGCCGAAGTCTTTGTTACAGCTTTTCTACAAGCAATAAAAGAAGGCAAACATTTTCTCTGCCGCAGTGCCTCTGCATTAACAAAAGTTATAGGAGGCGTATCAGACAAAGCCTTATTAAAACGTGAGGAACTGATTACCGAAGACACGGGACATGGTGGATTAATCGTTGTTGGTTCGCACGTTCAAAAAACAACAGAACAGTTAAATGCCTTAATCGAAAGTAATCTAGTAGAAGCTATTGAATTTGATGTACACCTTGTATTAGATGAGGAGAAATTCGCTCACGAAATTGAACGAGTTCGCACAACTATCGAAGAACTCATTACCTCTGGAAAATCCGTTGTTTACTACACAAGACGCGAGAGATTAGACCTTGGCGAAAACCGCCAAGAAGAAGAATTAATGTTATCTGTTAAAATTTCCGATGCTGTCACAAGCATAGTTAGTGACTTAACTGTTCGTCCTAACTACATCATTGCAAAAGGCGGCATTACCTCCAGCAGTGTTGGTACTACTGGACTTTCAGTGAAACGCGCAGATGTAGCCGGTCAAATCAAACCTGGAATCCCTGTCTGGAAAACCGGAGCCGAAAGCAAGTTCCCTGGCTGTGCCTACATCGTCTTCCCTGGTAACGTCGGACAAGCAGAAACATTAAAAGAAGCCGTTGAAGTATTAGAAGGTAAATAA
- a CDS encoding IS1182 family transposase, producing the protein MFKQYTMHDVILPLDLERKLPKNDIAFTVNTLVESIPDEAFDAFLRKTGHPAYHPRMMMKIILCAYTQSVFSGRKIAALLQDSIRMMWLAQEYQPSYRTINRFRVNPDVQDLLRQCFVQFRCQLVQEKVIEEEAIFIDGTKIEANANKFTFVWRKSTEKYSAQLMEKSNRMYEELVEQEIIPAIERENPEALTDEELTQVAEKLDDTVQGYDRRIEASEDVAERKQLRSARKAPKQYRKQYNDFITRNQKYKRDMEIFGDRNSYSKTDPDATFMRMKDDYMKNGQLKPGYNVQLATEGQYALAYDVFPNPTDTRTFIPFLDKIEQDFFALPKYIVGDAGYGSEQNYDDVVSHRKRIPLITYNQYRKEKKKNYKQDPFQMSNWPYDAEEDAFTCPNNRKLAFHYHSEKRDKAGFMRKYRVYECEDCSSCPFRAQCTKAKEGNQRRIYYNERWEEQKAYTRQLLAEKETGEIYGKRKIDVEPVFGFLKANLRFTRVSVRSKEKVKNELGFAFMAVNIRKFTARAVRFSRDFKNRVSKKISFTKKMVMEIFFCI; encoded by the coding sequence ATGTTTAAACAGTATACCATGCATGATGTCATTTTACCGCTTGATTTAGAAAGAAAATTACCGAAAAATGATATTGCTTTCACCGTGAACACTCTAGTTGAAAGTATCCCAGACGAAGCCTTCGACGCTTTCCTCCGGAAAACGGGACATCCTGCTTATCATCCTCGTATGATGATGAAAATTATTTTGTGCGCCTACACTCAATCGGTCTTTTCAGGTCGTAAGATTGCAGCCCTTCTTCAAGACAGTATTCGTATGATGTGGTTAGCCCAAGAGTATCAACCTAGCTATCGCACCATCAATCGCTTCCGAGTGAACCCCGATGTTCAAGACCTTTTGCGCCAGTGTTTTGTCCAATTCCGCTGTCAGTTGGTCCAGGAAAAGGTCATCGAAGAAGAAGCGATCTTTATTGATGGGACTAAAATCGAAGCGAATGCCAATAAGTTTACCTTCGTGTGGCGGAAGTCTACAGAAAAATATAGTGCTCAGTTGATGGAAAAGTCGAATCGGATGTACGAAGAACTTGTCGAACAGGAGATTATCCCTGCCATTGAAAGAGAAAACCCAGAAGCCCTCACGGACGAGGAGTTAACACAGGTAGCAGAGAAACTTGACGACACCGTGCAGGGATACGATCGCCGTATTGAGGCAAGTGAAGATGTGGCCGAACGAAAGCAGCTACGCTCAGCACGTAAAGCACCGAAACAGTACCGTAAGCAGTATAACGACTTCATTACACGCAACCAAAAATATAAGAGGGATATGGAAATCTTCGGAGATCGTAACAGCTATTCGAAGACAGATCCCGATGCCACATTTATGCGCATGAAAGACGATTATATGAAAAATGGACAGCTTAAACCTGGGTACAATGTGCAGTTGGCGACCGAAGGTCAGTATGCCTTGGCTTATGATGTGTTCCCAAATCCTACAGATACGCGAACCTTTATTCCTTTTTTAGATAAGATCGAACAGGATTTCTTTGCGTTACCCAAATATATTGTCGGAGATGCCGGGTATGGCAGTGAGCAAAATTACGACGATGTCGTCAGCCATCGGAAACGTATTCCTTTGATCACGTATAATCAATACCGAAAAGAGAAGAAAAAGAACTATAAACAAGACCCCTTCCAAATGTCTAACTGGCCATATGATGCCGAAGAGGATGCGTTCACTTGTCCAAATAATCGGAAACTAGCTTTTCACTATCATTCCGAAAAGCGTGATAAAGCGGGTTTTATGCGAAAGTACCGTGTGTATGAATGTGAGGATTGTTCGTCTTGTCCCTTCCGAGCTCAATGTACAAAAGCAAAAGAAGGAAATCAGAGAAGGATCTATTACAACGAACGTTGGGAAGAACAAAAAGCCTATACGAGACAGCTGCTTGCCGAAAAAGAAACAGGTGAAATCTATGGCAAACGCAAAATCGATGTGGAACCAGTCTTCGGATTTCTGAAGGCTAATTTGCGTTTCACTCGAGTCTCTGTACGAAGTAAAGAGAAAGTGAAAAATGAATTAGGATTCGCGTTCATGGCGGTGAACATAAGGAAGTTCACCGCTAGAGCCGTTAGGTTTTCAAGAGATTTTAAGAATCGAGTATCAAAAAAGATCTCCTTCACCAAGAAAATGGTGATGGAGATCTTTTTTTGTATCTGA
- a CDS encoding SGNH/GDSL hydrolase family protein, which produces MKRLGITLLAIIGMSLLLLNVLQNIESQKTEAVAADDEELAAKIDRLNPENGEVSYVDYLHYWALTHDEVRIAVIGSSVTNGKGASSEAKNWPSLMLGAIRNSDEDLVTSRVLNYGVNGATIQNLLDNGSFEQLIKEKPDFIIMESSILNSHRKNEPLQDTNTSITTAVELVRNALPTSKILLTSPNPTTIKLDTDFNDIGLNYQEYLESTEDYIHSQGLELCRYLLSYA; this is translated from the coding sequence TTGAAACGACTTGGAATTACCTTGCTTGCGATTATTGGCATGTCACTTTTACTACTTAATGTTCTACAAAATATAGAATCTCAAAAAACAGAAGCTGTAGCAGCAGATGATGAAGAATTGGCTGCAAAGATTGATCGTTTAAACCCTGAAAATGGGGAAGTTAGCTACGTTGATTATTTACATTATTGGGCACTGACTCATGATGAAGTGCGAATTGCCGTAATTGGTAGCAGCGTGACAAACGGAAAAGGGGCAAGCTCGGAAGCAAAAAATTGGCCGAGTTTGATGCTTGGAGCGATTCGAAATTCTGATGAGGATTTAGTAACGAGTCGAGTGTTGAACTATGGTGTAAATGGAGCGACGATACAGAACTTATTAGATAACGGTAGCTTTGAACAATTAATAAAAGAGAAACCAGATTTTATTATTATGGAAAGCTCTATCTTAAATAGTCACCGTAAAAATGAACCTTTACAAGATACAAACACATCCATTACAACGGCAGTAGAGCTCGTGCGGAATGCCCTGCCAACAAGTAAGATTCTACTTACCTCACCGAATCCAACCACCATTAAACTGGATACGGATTTTAATGATATTGGCTTAAATTATCAAGAATACCTTGAAAGTACGGAAGATTATATCCACAGCCAAGGCTTGGAACTATGTCGATATCTACTCAGCTATGCTTGA
- a CDS encoding L-lactate MFS transporter yields MNTTKTNRLWIIFGTVLVQMGLGTIYTWSLFNQPLAELNGWNLNAVTVTFSITSFALAFATLFSGKIQEKIGIRKLLIFSGLTLGIGLILSSFVSQLWMLYILAGAVVGFANGTAYISSLSNLIKWFPKRKGLISGISVGAFGTGSLLFRYINGYFLSTFGVTQTFLLWGMCALVLIVGGAFLVREAKAAPAVQTNHQLKEYSVKEMLKTKQAYMLFIIFFTACMSGLYLIGIAKDAWESLAGLNAQTAANAVALVAIFNTTGRVVLGALSDKMERMHIIAGTLFVTALAVSVLSFVELNFGLFFACVAVIAFSFGGNITIFPAIVSDYFGLKNQSINYGVIYQGFGIGALAGSIIFTIMGGFVPTFMVIAAMCVISFIFAVFIRNPRLKAAEVKEKEESHSGQVAMDN; encoded by the coding sequence ATGAATACAACAAAGACGAATCGACTATGGATCATTTTTGGAACCGTTCTCGTTCAAATGGGTCTAGGTACGATCTACACATGGAGTTTATTTAATCAACCTTTAGCAGAATTAAATGGATGGAACCTAAATGCAGTAACCGTTACTTTTTCAATCACAAGTTTTGCCTTAGCTTTTGCTACTTTATTTTCGGGTAAAATCCAAGAAAAGATTGGGATACGTAAGCTTCTAATATTCTCAGGTCTCACACTTGGAATTGGATTGATTCTAAGCTCGTTTGTTTCACAGCTTTGGATGCTATATATACTAGCTGGTGCTGTAGTGGGATTTGCAAACGGAACAGCCTACATTTCATCATTATCAAATTTAATTAAATGGTTTCCTAAACGGAAAGGTCTTATCTCAGGTATATCGGTAGGGGCTTTTGGTACAGGAAGTTTGCTCTTCCGTTATATTAACGGATACTTCTTATCAACATTTGGTGTCACACAAACGTTTTTACTTTGGGGAATGTGTGCACTTGTTCTTATCGTAGGTGGAGCCTTTTTAGTACGAGAAGCAAAAGCGGCCCCTGCTGTTCAGACGAATCATCAGCTAAAAGAGTATTCAGTTAAAGAAATGTTAAAAACAAAACAAGCATATATGCTGTTTATTATCTTTTTTACAGCGTGTATGAGTGGATTGTATCTAATTGGAATTGCGAAGGATGCTTGGGAAAGTCTTGCGGGACTTAATGCACAGACTGCAGCAAATGCGGTTGCGCTGGTTGCAATCTTTAACACAACAGGACGTGTGGTTCTGGGGGCGCTCTCTGATAAAATGGAACGCATGCATATTATAGCTGGTACTTTGTTCGTTACTGCTCTTGCGGTTTCTGTCTTGAGTTTTGTTGAACTAAACTTTGGCTTGTTTTTTGCTTGTGTAGCAGTCATTGCCTTTAGCTTTGGCGGGAACATCACCATCTTCCCTGCAATTGTTTCTGACTACTTTGGATTAAAAAATCAAAGCATCAACTACGGCGTGATCTATCAAGGTTTTGGTATAGGTGCATTAGCTGGTTCGATTATCTTTACGATTATGGGTGGCTTTGTTCCAACCTTTATGGTGATTGCAGCAATGTGTGTGATCTCATTTATATTTGCAGTGTTCATTCGAAATCCTCGCCTCAAAGCAGCAGAGGTAAAGGAAAAAGAAGAAAGTCATTCTGGACAAGTAGCAATGGATAACTGA